In Podarcis raffonei isolate rPodRaf1 chromosome 8, rPodRaf1.pri, whole genome shotgun sequence, the genomic window GAAGCAACGGGTTTAGGGGGAGGGAGGTGAGGGCATTAACTGAAAAATTCTATGGGACCTAAGAGATGAAGGATAAGGAACCAAAAGAAGGAGACAAATATTAAGGAATAGTGAAAAAAGGGAATCTGAGAAGAATGAGTACAAACGAAAATATGAGACTCAAGGTTTGGTTATATACTGTTTTGTCTTGAATGTGAAGTCTTTTGTTGTAAAGATTGTACATAAAATGAATAAAGAAGTATCTTATAGGACAGTTTCGACTGAagaactttcccctcctcctttggCCTCCCCAAGGGAGGTTTCTGTGTTTCCCAAAACAGAAGGCACCACCCCCGCCTCACCTGTGGTCCTGGGTTGTAAGTACTGGGAGGTGCAGCTGGGGCGGGGGCGGGCGCAGGGGCGGGGggcatgttgctgctgctcttgtaCGTATTCTGGTTTCGCGCCGGGCTGTAGCTGCTCTGCTGCTGGTTGCTCCGGTTGTAGTTGCCccggttgttgttgctgctgtctcGGTTTCCGCCTCCCCAGCGGTTCTGGTTgtagccgccgccgccaccaccaccgccaccgCCCCTGTTGAAGCCTGGATGAAGAAGCCACAGGTGGGAGGTCAAGCTAAAGCCAGTATTTTACAGCCCTGCCTTGTGGTGACCAACTGGATTGGGGATATTCTCCAGCAGGTGCCAGAGCTAGCGTCCTGCAATGACGTTTACTATTTTCATCATTacaggatttaccgtatttttcgccctataggacgcactttttcccctccaaaaatgaaggggaaatgtgtgtgcgtcctatggggcgaatgcctcacaagctcgggggacagcggggaggtggagcgccgtcatcccgctgttccccgacctggtttgggcttcaggcagatatccgcaagccgtgggagcccggcgggaagttgcgccagtctcccaaggcttgcggagagcagcctgttctgggggctggggttgggggaagctcgggcttcccccgccccagccccgtgcctggggggggggaataatttttttctttattcccccccccaaaaaaaaaacctaggtgcgtcctatggggcgaaaaatacagtatatatcaaCCTTCGTCAAAAGATGTGCTTTGTCTTTTTTatcttgtgattttatgttgtgaactgccctgagatctatgggtatagggaggtgtacaaatttatttatttattcaatcaatcaatcaatcaatcaatcaatcattcatTCATGGCTCAGaggtacagtgaggggggaaggTATGTGATCCCCTGCTAACTTTCTCTGACTTtcgtcttctgggtttctgggggttttcctgttgttattctgtctctcacagctacaataaacccaccattaaaattatggactggtcatttcttcgtcacagggcaaacgggcaaagttagcaggggatcaaatactccccccacacacacacactgtgtgtctGCACAGGGACCAAGTTTATAATGAAGGCGAGACCCGAAACAGCGTTCCCGACTCACAGAATCCTTTTCAGGGTATCTAGCACACAATGCAAACATTCCCACATGCAATGGGTCCACTGGTGTCGGCTtacctcctccgccgccgccgctgccaccaCTACCTCTGAACCCTCCTCCACCgccaccgccgcctcctcctcgatTCTGGAAGCCACCCCGGTTGCCCATAGGCGGACCTCGGTTCTCGAAGCGCTGAAAGccacctccgccgccgcctcctcctccgccgccgcctccacgGCCACGGAAGCCTCCCCCGCGGTTGTCAAAGCGTTTTTCGGGTGGCGGGCCAGCCTTCTTGCCTTCCTCGTTGTACTGCCTCACCAGCTTCTCGGCTTCGTCCCGCTGCAGCTCGATGTAGACCACTGCGTCCAGGAAGTCGCCGGCTTCTGGCAGCGTGAAGTTGGCTGGCGCAGAGGGAGAAGACAGACACACGCACGCGTCAGTCCCCGGTGGAGAAAAGCCGAgtggaagaggagaggggggCAAAAGGAAGGGAGCGGGAGCTGCGTCCCGGGGCTCCAGGAGAGAAGAACGGGAGGGAAAAAAGGAACAAGTGGGAAACGCTGAGGAAGCAGAAGCAATAAGCCAAAAGCATTGATGCATAGAATCGCAGAGCCGGGAGGGAACTCGAGtgatatctagtccaaaccccggcaatgcaagaatctcaactgaaTGGCATGAGAGAGATTAGCTCCTCCCTTCCTGCCAGGCTACGGTCAGGAGGGTGCCCTACTGCTCTCGTGCAGAGGATCGCATTGGTGCAGGACCTCATATCTGTGTGACTGCATGAGAGAACAAGAAGTTATGCCCCCCCCCTCCGGCCCACACGCTACTTTATAAACACCCCCTTACATTAATCCAACCTGCTGGGAGTTGGGGAGACCAGCTGCCAGTGCTGCGTGTCTCAGCCTTAGAGATTGGAGAGTCAGGATCAAACCTCCCACATGGCTCAACAGCCCATTTCTGCCTATCTTGCAACACAGGATTGCTGCGAGGACCGGTTTTCCCGTTCCAGGGCAACAATTGAGCAGGGGCTTTACCCATCTGTCACACGATATTCTCACTGAATATTGCTCTGTTGAGATTTTGGCTGCCTTTATGTCAAGGCCTGCTGCACTCTGGCAAAGGCTACCCAGCTACGGCGTAGCAGGAAAAGGATTTCCACCGGAAAAGCCCCAAATCTTACATTTCTAATCACACTTCCTTGGGGAGCCGAGTCCCACTGAACATACAGGGACTTGCCTCCAAGAAAATGTGCAAAACCCCTGACCCTCGAGTTCCAGCGATTCAAAGGCAGCGGTTGTGGCGCAGGCTGTCTCGtttgggggttttgtgtgtgctgGTTTTGACCGATTTTGAAGGGGGTGAGCGTACCAAGATAAACACCGCCTCGAGGCGTGATGCGCCTTCTGCATCTGTCCTCTCCCACAGCAGCCGTGTGCGTGGCATCTGCAGCATCTCTGGGTGGGCAGAGAAGATGAAGCGAGAACTATGGGGTAGATAGAGCAGGTGGAAGGGAGCCAAAAGGGAAAGCTGGAAAGATCTAAGGGATCACTTTAAAGAAATCCACAAACAATGCACACGGTCATGCTGGGTATCTCCCCTTATCACCTGGGTCCTGCGGAGGAAAGCGATGGGTGTTCCCTCCTCCGGGATCCTACCTTTCATTTCTAACACTGCGTGATCCGGCACATCCTTCCCCTCCTCATCCGTGCGTTTTACTGTTCGATCTTTTAAATCCTCGTCCGTGGGACAAATTACAATAGCCTTGCGCTGGAAACCTTCAAAAGGGCGCATTTTTCGTCTCTGGGCAGATCCATAAACGTTTGTCTAGCAACGGCAAAAAAGAAGGGgcaaaaataaaatcagttcGTTACTTGTCAAAGTCTGTTGCGATGTCTGTCAGTGTTTTTAAAcgatcccccacccacccatggaTGCAGAAGGATGTGCGTGGATCACTGTCTGTGTGCGACACCCGCTTGGGAGTCGTCCCCTGACTACTAACCTACCTTTAAGGCTTTCCTCCCCAGTTTTAAAggataaaaacagcaacacacaccAGTAATTTGCAGCCCTTTGCAATTCAAATGAGATCTCCTGGGGTGCCAGGCTAACAGAACAGAGCCTGCTTTGTTCAGGGGGAAAGGGGGCAATTTACAAGCTAAAAACGCAGATTTGGACAGCTTAAACACAAGTGGCAAAAAAGGAGTGTTAGGACCCATCCATTCAGATGTGATATTTAAGCCTCTGAGGTACAGTCACCCAAGCGCTAGAGTTAATAAAGCCTAGCAGGctggttaaaaacacacacacatttcaattCTGGCCTCTAGGTCCTTTTTGGGGGTGGCGGCCACACATTAACTGTCCTGCTGAATCAAATCAAAAGGCCCATCTATTCCTAGAAGGGTGGGAGAGCTGAACaaaatttcacatctggcaaccaatgtgcccctttggtttcaggtaGTACCTGGGTAGATgaatctaaaaagcccaggacacaaattcaAGCAATGTATTTagcgttaactctggaagtgagTACTCATTTCCCACCAAACTAAGACCCCCTAAAGCACAACATACACCAGGAAGCTCGGTTTAGTCGAGAATCGGGCATACACTTCCAGAGATAATGATTTCTGGTAAATCAGCCACCAAAGCTGCCAGAGGGCAGTGAAAAATTGTGTCCCTTTTTATACTCGCTTACCTATGtattatctgaaaccaaagggatgCGCTGGTTGCCAGACGTGATATATGTTGACATTATTTTCAGCTCCCCTACCCCACTATTTAGCACTGTTTCCAATTATGGcaaacccctcccccccgccaGATGTTTCCCAAAAGTTCACCAGCAGTGGGTGAAGGCGGCAGCCCTCTCCTGACACTTAGGGAGGGGCTGAATGCCAACACAGAGGTTTAGTTTAGCTATCGCGGCTAATGGCTGTCAACAGACCTAGCCTCTTGTGAAATGAAATCAAAGCCTTTTATCAAAACCCTTTATCACAAAAGGAGAAAAGGCCACTTGACTGAAGCAGGATCCTACacaataagattttttttaatctgaGGCTGACCTCCCCACTGCCTTCTTCAGCCTTAGTGATTTTCCTATGAAAGGAttaaaccagccttccccaacctggtgccctataGATGCTTTGGATTATAACTACCATCAGCCTCAGCACAGGCCAATTTTAATTCCCTTTCTATATATATTTCAGCTACATGGTAGCTATATGGAGTAttacgtatacagtggtacctcaggttaagtacttaattcgttccggaggtccgtacttaacctgaaactgttcttaacctgaagcaccacttttgctaatggggcctcctgctgctgcgccaccggagcacaatttctgatctcatcctgaagcaaagttcttaacccgaggtactatttctgtgttagcggagtctgtaacctgaagcgtatgtaacccaaggtaccactgtacgtggctTTGGGCATCTTTGAACTGCtatctgttcagggaagcttttaatgtatgatgttgtattgtgttttaatttgctggaagctgtccagagtggttgggggaacccagtgagatgggcggcctataaataatatattatcaaAATCATcctcatccctattttaaaccCAAGCACCATGACAAAGTGCTAGAAGCTGCCGCATACTGATAAGGTGTAAACTCTAGTACTGTGCCACTAGTGAAaggtgtatttttatttatatatttatatatatatatatatatatatatattcttttatatatatatttatatatatatatattatatatatgtgcTACTTAGAATTCTGAGTTCTAAGTAGCACAacgaggaatatatatatatatatatatatatatatatatatatatatatatacacacacacacacacacacacacacacatattcctcGTTGTGCTACTTAGAACTCAGAATTCGAAACACAGACTAGGGTGGGGAGGCAGAAGCACTTTAACCCAAagtttgtcttcttccttttaagCCTGATTTGACCCAACTGTTTGCATGTTGTGCAAAAGCAAGGTAGCCATTTGCTTCTCAGAACCAGGCTCTTTGGGGTCTTCCCGAAAGTCACCCACCTGGTTCTCATGCACTCACCTTAGCTTATATTCAGAAGCCCCAAACCCCACAGCTGAACTCCAATCTTACCTGCATCCATTTTAAAGCACAGTCTGCCGTCTTGCTTAATGTGGGTAACAGCTGCTGCTGACTATATAGGTTAGTTTTCATGTGACAGGTTTGGAGGGGAAGAGAGGCAGGGGTACATGCCTTTAAAATTCCTGGTGCAATACACACACAATCGCACAATGCTTGTTAAACAGCTCCAGCAGTGAATGGAAGTTTGCTGCCCTGCTTGGAGTAGTGGGGCGTCTTCAAAAGACGTGGACAGAGAAAACTGCTCAAGGGAAGAATAGCTCCGTACCTGATCCAGGATGTAATTTCGCTTCTTCCGTGCCGCGATTTGGATCAGGCGATTCAGGCACTGTGTCGCTTGTTGGATGAGCACGTCCCAGCGGCCAGCGTAGTTCCGTTGGCGTCGGAGTCCCATTACCTGAGGGAAAGCAGGCTGGTTAATATCTCCGGGGCAGCCTCAAATGAATGGGCTCAGCTCTCTggctattttggactacagctcctataagTCCTAGCCACTGCAGGACCGGCATGACGTATGCATCACACTCAAATGTTTTGTCCGCAAAAGCTTAGAGTCCTGAAAGGAGAAAAGAGCCATTCAATGGGTCTGGGAGGCTTCTGTTCAAAATCTCACCTTGGAAATGGATGGAGTAGCTGTAGATAGCAATACTTGGCATGCATATAGCATATCTGAAATCATGAAAGTGCCCTGCTACTAACTGCAACTGGAATGCAGATGGGCCATTTTTGTGATTGCATAGTGCTAGCATTCCActgcccttttctttttctaaagatatatacatatatattagcTACTATAAATCAGAAAGATCTGATCCGCCTAGAGCGCCCAAGGTCTGACAGCAATACTGTCACTGCAGGAAAAGGAATGAATGATGCAATGGATGTCATGAAATTCTATTCAATaatgatccagagcagaacttcaacatatagttagcagagtaaaaacttaaaaacaTTGCAAGATCCTCCCCCGCCCCAATAGACCAGAAGCaaataatatttcatccagcagagctttactgctattgaaggcaaatgagcacaaTGGTCACATATCcggtacattcaggattggcactgtccgtaagaaatccagttgcagcagatttaaattaaacttacaataacttataataagtctaaaccttaacattATAcagtatacagaacaccacaccagaaggaaaagagatagaaagagaaagtgaagcccaggctccttctggccctacttttatagtcagcatgaccgtcgcagaaagagataagagaaccagtttaaaccagctgtactagcttctctgaaggtataactCAAACATCACGAACCTccttgcttgtttctttcacacagagaagcttccagaaccctcttgaattaataagaataggaaagatctctacacatcagatcaatgccTTCTATACCAAGAAATGCTAACTTACAATGGGAACATGGAGATTAATTCTTGCACCGGGAGCCAGCGAACTAAGAAAGGAGTGTAAGGCAAATCACACCAAATGCTGCCAGCGACGCTCCACCTTACCCTCATTTTGTCCATGATGGCGTTTGTTCCCAGAATATTGTATTTCTTGCACGGATTGGCTGCAGCATGCTTAATGGCCCACGTGGTCTTCCCAGCTGCAGGTAACCCGACCATCATTAAAATCTGAAACACATGCACCAGTCAGCTTAGCACACCATATATAAAAGTGCCCAAGTCAGATCCTAAGAGTGAGCCAACACTATAAATAAAGAATTGTGTTGTGGAGGTGATGTCAAAGCTCAGTAGTTTTGTGATCATGGCTTCACTCAGCACCATGTTCACGGGCTCCCAACCTTCCCTAACCCAGCTGGAGTTCATTCCAAAAGAAGAAAACTGGGGCTACAAAAGGATCTAGTATCCCTGGAAGATAGGCACCCAACAGCTGTAAAAAAGCACCCAAATGAGAAAAACACTATCAGGATGACAGCTGCGtagaaagaaaaaattctctaTTCCCAGTGCCTTTTTAGAGGTCCCTCCTGTCTCTCTTTACAGTTAGTAACACCCACTCAAGGGTGATGGCTGTTTTCAACGCTATAAGGTTTTTAAGaagtcaaacagataaacaactacacaactttccgaaggcagccctgtatcgggaagtttttgatgtttggctgtgtttttattaggttggaagctgcccagagtggctggggcaacccagtcagaggggcaGGTTATAAGTAATAAAACCTAAAGTAGCTAGGATTCTGCTCATCTCTGAATGCccctaaaaataacaataataaaggcTGAGAAATCTGAGACGGAAGAGACCAATCTCCCCCAAACTTCCTTTACGCTAGACAAAggattgtcaacctggtccctaccacccactagtgggcggttcAGGATTCTAGCTGGGCAGCAAAAGCTGAattctccttccattgagcactggtggttagtaaggaaattttaccatcaagaaagatgcattagtgggcggtaggcaTAAAAAGGTTGACCACCCCTGTGCTAGGCTGAAGATCTGGCTCATTCAACACTGTTTGCAAGGAAAGGCTCTGTTCACGTGATCCGTCAACTTGCGTGAGCAGGGAAATGAGATCAAAAGAACAGGCCACAATTTCTGTGCATGGGAGCCTGGCTTTCAGGCACCACCTACCTCACATTCCGTTTTGCTCTTTGGTCCAATTGTCCCCCGGACCCGCTCTGACAAGGGAAGATGCTGGATGAAGGTGAACCCAGGCGGGACTTGGAAGAAGGCATCCTCCCTCTGGCCGAAGTTGAACTCGATAGCGCAGTTCTTCACCAGGACATGAGGAAAGAGTGCCTGGCCCCCCAACGCCTCCTTCCGCAGTCGGTAGGCCACCCCTAGCCATTTCCCGTTCTTCATGTAAGACATTTCAACATCGTCGCCACACTCAAAGTCCTAAGAACAAGGAAGGAATTAGAAGCCAGTGAATGACCTCCAAAGCAATAAACTGTAGCTGTTGGCCATTGCAGCACAGGTAGCTAGCTTGTGGCCCTCtgggtgctgctgaactacaactcccaacatcccttgcCAGTGgccgtgctgactggggctgatgggaatggtGCCAGTGCACTATGCCAGTCATCTGGGGTTCCTTTTGCAGTCGGCAGAATCACTCAAAAACTCTTCTAGAATCTTCTCTCTCAGTTCAGCTCATCTGTTGGTGAATTCCCGTGTGGGAATAAACACCTCACCAATTCTAGTTCGACTTAAATAATTAACATTACAACTTATACAACTACTGGTCTaaggattaaataataataataataataataataataataataataataataataataatattattatttataccccgcccatctggctgggtttccccagccactctgggcagcttccgacaaaatattaaaatacaatagtctgtcaaacattaaaagcttccctaaacagggatgccttcagatgtcttttaaaagtctggtagttgtttttctctttgatatcaggtgggagggcgttccacagggcggacgccactaccgagaaggccctctgccaggttccctgtaacctcacttctcacagtgagggaaccgccagaaggccctctgcgctggaccatagtgtccgggtagaatgatgggggtggagacgctccttcaaacatactggaccgaggctgtttaggactttaaaggtcggcaccaacactttgaattgtgctcggaaaagtaAAATTGTGTTCAGTGAAATATTCCTCCTTTCTGCTCTTCAGTCATCTGGGCAGAGTAACAACCCAACCCCAATCTCTCCTTCAGAACATGTCTAAAAAAGAAGTCTGTTGTGCTAAGGAAACCCTGTTGCTGGGAGAAAACTTGTTGCTAGGGACAAAACTATGCAAGAATCACTTCAAGTCTATTTTTAGACTACACTAAAAACCTGTACCTCAGCAGCACTTGGGAGGACCATAAGTTAGCCACCCTTGACCTAAATATTTGGTGTTCTCCCTTTCCACAGCGTTAGAATTGTCAACCCATGCAAACAATGACGGCTTCAGCATTGCCCCCCATGACATGCGCTCTGATCACATGCGCATTTAAACAATTTGATTGCGTCTGGGACATTACGCATCTGCGCAAGAGGCGGAAACGTAACTTCCTAGGGACCACGAGCCGCACTCACCACGAGGCAGGTGATGATGTCGTTCTCCGCAAAAGTTTCCCCGTAATTTTCAAACTTGCTGTTGGTGGATTTCTTCCCTGTGCCGCCATAGCCATAGGAGTGAAGCTCTTCACCTAGCAAGACAAAAGAAGTCAGCAGAAACATAAATGCAGTGTTGTCTGCAAAGAGACATGGAGATTCTTTATCATGGCAGCCTGCTGACCAGACATGATCCTGTTCATCCCAGGATTCCTTCTTCAGAAGTGGCATGCTGCTTTTTGAGCTTCTCAAATCATTTCTTTGACTACATCAAGAGGGGCtggaggagtacagtggtacctctggatgcgaaccggatccgttccggagccctgttcgcatcctgaagcgaacgcaacccccATCCGCGCGTCTGCGGTTCGCAATTCGCTGCTTCcatgcatgacgtcattttgagcgtctgcgcatgcggcgaaacctggaagtaacgcgctccattacctccaggtcgccgcagagcgcaacctgaaaatactcaGCTACTTCAacgcgaggtatgactgtagtactcTTCTAAGATGGCACTTGTCTGTGGCTACTGTAGTAACTTTTCATTTAAGGATTTAAATAAAACAGGtttttgggtggtttttttgcTGCCTGATTTAAAAAGGTGcctgtggcgttcgtacggagcccccggtcgtttcacagactattgacccgtacaccactaatccgctgccaccaaccaggttctcCCCGGTAAAACACcaagtctcagtcaggttctcaagttaacaacgaagattgtagtttattgcaaacacaaataaactttaaatgcattcgaAACGCTGTTACCCTTTACCCTCTTAGTCTCATTTCATCCTGTCTCTAACTCtcctacctcccctcacacaagaaccaactgcactaactgtctatTTCCATCTGTCTTCCAACTGCTTTTTCAACTGCTTTTTCCCAACTGTCTAAACCTCTGgctaagccttttaaaaacacataggctccgcctctgggcttttctattggtctacctattaaccctttctctcaccctgtacagtggtacctcgggttaagtacttaattcgttccggaggtctgttcttaacctgaaactgttcttaacctgaagcaccactttagctaatggggcctcccattgctgccccaccgccggagcacgatttctgttctcatcctgaagcaaagtttttcaCCCaggataatatttctgggttagcggagtcttgaacctgaagcgtacgtaacccgaggtaccactgtacagacatttCTAAAAGaacaggcaaacgccacagtgccCATGCATAATAATTAATATAGCCAACTGACTATAGTTGGGAAATGATGTTTACGAGTTGGGTGCATGTCCTGAGCTCTGGCTCCATGTTCAGCAACTGCACGGTCTCTCTTACCTAGCTGGGTGCTGCAAGAATCCAGCGACCACCCAACGCGCACGACGTGAGGATCGGGCTCGGTTGGCGGAAGATGCTTGACAGATATCTCTTCGTTAATCTGAGGACAAAAGGACAGGGATCCATGAGACATCTTGAAGTCACAGCTTTCCACTTGAGAATAGGGATGGATTTCTAGAGACAGAGAGTTTGCTCTACACACTTTAACGTGTGTTTATGGAGAGCATCTCAAAGAATGGGCGAAGGCAGCAATCTGGGGATGCAGACTTACTGCAAAGGGTTTGCCGCTGCTTCAAAGCAAGCCTATTTTAATGAGAGGTTTGTGAGTGACCACAAGATACGAACCCAGAGCGAATTCTAGGTGAAACTGTTAATGACACCGAGGAAACTTTTAGCTGTCAGaattgcaaatacagtggaacctcggttttttaacgtaatcagttccggaagaCAGTTGGACTttcgaaacgtttgaaaaccgaggagcGATGGGCGGTTGGTAAAAtccattgagaaaattgaaaaacacgcagCCGAAGCTttttgacttctgaggcacgtttgaaaatggaagcaattacttccagtaTTCGACTTCCAAGACGctagaaaaccaaggttccactgtacgtaaaaataaaatgaacatttTTGCAAAATTTTGGGTAGCAATGGGTGGGGAGTAGATGTGCAGCAGAATCAAGGTAATTGAGCCCCTATGAGTTGCCCCAGTATTATTTAAAGCACAACACCAGTGGGTATCAATGCTCACAAGCTTGCCTGTCTTTATCCATGcaacaaacacacacccaaagCAACTACAGAACCAAGAGGCAGGCTCCCTTACCTTCATTTCGTAACAGACCCTCCCTCGCCTTGCCCCGTAGGTGGCTCGGGCACCTGACCACAGGAAAGCGAACCCTTCTATGGTCAGAGGGTAGCCGCTGTATCGGTCACGGGCAACTTTGAAATGCAGGTCGCAATTATCTGGAAGGCAAAGCCAAAGGAGAAGTCAgaagaacacacacaccagtcaCTGCTACCACCCTCCAACACCCCTTTTTTCCAGTGGACATTGAGAAGTTCAGACAAGAGGGAGGCTTTGAGAGATGCATGCTGCTACCACCCAGGAAACTCACATGTATCAATGGCCACCAGCGACTCATCAAAATCCTCTTCGTCATCTTCAGCAGGCGGCTGAGGAGAGCGGCCCCTGGAAAAGAGTAACAGCAAATGCAGGCCCCATAAACCCACTTCATGGGCTCAGGACACAATCTGCAAGGGAACCTCGCAAGGAGCACATGTTGACAAATGCATAGAAGCTAGTTCCCACCCTGAGTAACTAAAGGCACTGCTAAAAACAAATTCTGGATGATCAGATTGCTTTAACAAACCTCAATAAAt contains:
- the HNRNPUL1 gene encoding heterogeneous nuclear ribonucleoprotein U-like protein 1 is translated as MDVRKLRVNELKEELGRRGLDTRGLKAELAERLQAALEAEEARGGAPGAGADQQEQLPDGHYGTHDNTHQDNMQGYHQPYEHFSVKQENESGYERGPIDQDHSGLHSEMKTEVKQEEPAPGYNMPTSGYNAPSSGPASNYNTSVSGYNAPPSNYGSSDSSQPWQQQQQGRKRPAEESRGRGYYEHRDDKRGRSPQPPAEDDEEDFDESLVAIDTYNCDLHFKVARDRYSGYPLTIEGFAFLWSGARATYGARRGRVCYEMKINEEISVKHLPPTEPDPHVVRVGWSLDSCSTQLGEELHSYGYGGTGKKSTNSKFENYGETFAENDIITCLVDFECGDDVEMSYMKNGKWLGVAYRLRKEALGGQALFPHVLVKNCAIEFNFGQREDAFFQVPPGFTFIQHLPLSERVRGTIGPKSKTECEILMMVGLPAAGKTTWAIKHAAANPCKKYNILGTNAIMDKMRVMGLRRQRNYAGRWDVLIQQATQCLNRLIQIAARKKRNYILDQTNVYGSAQRRKMRPFEGFQRKAIVICPTDEDLKDRTVKRTDEEGKDVPDHAVLEMKANFTLPEAGDFLDAVVYIELQRDEAEKLVRQYNEEGKKAGPPPEKRFDNRGGGFRGRGGGGGGGGGGGGGFQRFENRGPPMGNRGGFQNRGGGGGGGGGGFRGSFNRGGGGGGGGGGYNQNRWGGGNRDSSNNNRGNYNRSNQQQSSYSPARNQNTYKSSSNMPPAPAPAPAPAAPPSTYNPGPQQSYSQPYNPPSSYSQGGYAPSYNYGSYSGYSQSYSQPPPAPAPAPAPAPAPAPTPPAYNQPNYNQYQQYAQQWNQYYQNQNQNQWPPYYGSYDYGSYTGTSQGGSSTQ